From the Candidatus Woesearchaeota archaeon genome, the window CAGGAGGCACAGGCATTTGTGCGTTATACATTTCACCGAGATTAGCACCCTTACCACCTACTGACGCAATATCTTTAGCGTGAATTTCACTAAACCATGCTATATTCATTAATGCACCCCTTTTTAGTCTAATAAAATCTAAAGGGTATAAAAAGGTTTCTTAAAAAAAGTAGTTAATAGAATCTTACTTCTTATTTTCACTCATCACAACTTGATAAGTTCCAGGCATCTTGGATCTACACAATCTCAAAGCTTCTTTCGCAACATCTATTCCAGCCTTATCAACATTAACTGTAAACACAGGTTGACCCTGTTTTACTTGTGCAGCAATACTAATTATTTGTCCAAAGGACATAGCCATACCAGTCTGCATTCTATCTGCACCTGCACCAGTAATCATCTTATTTTCTCTTATTGCTTGATGAGGAAATAATCTTAATTTAAATGAATATAAACTCTTTCCAAGTCTTTTTAGAAGTCTTCTATTTGCAACTTGTCTTGCTGATTCCAAAGCATTATGCCTCAATTGTATATTCTCTCTTGAAACCAAATCAAGTCTATAACTAAAAGTTTTCTTAGGCTCACCCATATCATATCTTATAATTTTAGATGGAGGAAAAGACTTTACATAAGATTTGCTCTTGAATTTAGACCTTCTTGTATACGCTCTTACTGGGCATCTACACGAGCTTCCTTTTCTTAATGTTGACATTTTTTCTCTCCTTATTTAATTTTGCTCATTCAATTTTAGCCTTAGCACCGATTGCTTGTCCAGGCAGACCTTTTTCAAAGATTGCCCTTAAAGCACCTTTTGTTCCATGTTGTGCTTTTATAATACCTTTTATTACCTTTCCAGCAGGACTTGTCCAAAATACATTTTTATTTAAAAATTTAGCAGAGTCCTTTTTAGTTTCAACTTTAGGAACTTCTAAGATAGCATGGCTTGGCTTTTGTGTGTGCCTGCCTCTTCTAAAATTTATTATTATTGCTTCCATTTATTTCTCCATTTATTTAACAACTCTATTAAGAAAAAACAAAGTATTTAAAAAGTTTATGCTGAAATCATGAATTCAACATCATTTCCCAATATTTTTCTTAAATCTTCAAATATAGTTTCTTTGATAAACACATTATCAGTAGATTTAAACTCCTTTAAGGCCTTTTCAAGCCCTTCAGAGTTAGACTTAACCATATTAATAAGTCTATTATTTTTTATCTCTGTTTTTAATACTTCCGACTTTTTATTCAAATCAGGGACTATATAAGCAACTTCTCCTAATAACAAAACTTCTCCAGTTTTGCCTGCATGCTTTAATTTTATCCTTACCTTCTCAATAATTTTAGTTTGTCTCTTTTCAATTAGAGTAATAAAAATATTCATAAGTGCTCTTACATTTTTAGAAACTTTTTCAAACTCATGTTTTGAAATTTTTTTATGATTCTTTTTTGCATTTTCAATTTCTTTTAAAGTTTTTAATGTCCATTCAGGAAGTTCTCTTTCTTTAATTAAATCTTTTAATCCTGCTTCTAATTTTTTATTTTTCTTTCCAGAAACTTTTAAAACATCAACTAATAAATTAGTGCAACTATTATATAGTTCAATTACATTTTCTTGCTCTTTTCTTTTTTGTATAACTTCAAATAATTTTTTTATTCTGTCTAGATATTTCTGTGAATCTTGTATTAAACTTTCAACTTGATTACCATTAATTTCTTTTAATTTTCCGTGTTCAATATCTTTATAGTACTGTCTTATATTATCAAGAATATCAACATATTTCTTCTCTAATATTTTTTCTTTTTTTACAAATATTTCATCCAATAATCTTACAGTTTCTTTTGGCGTTGGTGGAGAAACACCATACATCATAAGTGCGGCTTGTGCAGGACTTAATGTAGAATAAAATAAATCTTCAACAACAATATTGTTTAATTTATATCTAACTCTTTCAATCATCTTTTCTCCTGCAGACATAAACATATCAATAGATTCTCTTGAAGGTCTTATCTTACCCATTTGCAATAACAATCTCCATGGAACAAATACTCCTCTATCAAATAAAGGAACTCCATCCCTTAATAATGTAAAGAACACAGGATTAGCATCTTTTATTCCATCCCAGAAATCAGTTAAAATATAAACTTGAACATGAAATTGTTTTTTAACTTGAGCCATTTCAGCAGCCTGGAAAGAAAGAGCAACAATAATCGCTCTTAATTTTTCTCTCAATTCATACCTTGTCATTTTTTTGACATCAGTATCATCAACTATAACAAATACATCAATATCATTTGACTTCTCTCCCCTAAATAGAGAACCTGCAGCAATATAAGAAACGATATATCTATCAAACTTTTTTAGAACCATAGACTTATGGATTTCAGAAACTTTTAATCCGGCTAACCAATCCTTAGGATCATAAATTGGAGCAGACATTGCAATTAATTCTAATAATTCATATTTACTATCAAACAAGTTTTGCTTTACTTCAGATAATAACATAGTATTTACTGCTAACGCTTCATCGATTTCTTTAGAAATCTTTTCTACATTAACAGATAACTTAGATTTTAATTCATACAAATCAGATTTAGCATCAGTATCATCAAATACTACAAGAATATAAACTTTATCTTGTGGTAAATTTTGCTCTTGTTTTGGTGGAGGTAATAATGCAAGTGCAATTAAATGTTCATCATATTGTTTTAACAATTTTTTCTTTAATAATTCGACTTTCTTTTTTATTTTTTCTAACTTCTCTTTTACTTCAACAGGAATATCTTTCATATCTGGCGCAGAATTATCAGAAGGTATCTTAGAATCTAATCCGTTTTCTTTTTTCTTTGCTTGTTTTTCTTTTTTAGACATTTTAAAGCACTTTATAAACTCTTTATAAATAAAGCCACTTTTTAGTTTAAAAACCTTTCGGTATCTTTTTATTTAAGTTCTAATAAAAAAATGAATATGATTGAAAAATATGAATTTGGATTTTTCATTGTAGACAAAAAACGATATGATGGAGATTTAATAATTGTAAATAACCAACCATTTCTAAGAATAGGTCATTCTCATTCTATCACAGAAGAAGAAATTAAAAAATTAATAATCGCTTCAAAAACTAAATGCTTAATTATCGGAACAGGTTATAGCGGTGGAGCCTCCCTAGATACTAAAGCATCAAAATTATTGCACGACGCAGGTGTTAGACTGATTATAGGAAAAACACAAGATATTTTCAAAAGAGTGAATACAACTGAAAACTGTGCAGCAATATTACATGCTACTTGCTAAATTCTCTTAAAATTAGAAAAAGACATAACTGAGTTATATAATCTGCCATTTTATGGTTAGTAAATGACTTAATTCTTTTTATATCCTAATTTAAAAGCATTTGATATTATAATTTACTTAGACCATTTACTAAATTATGCTAAAATTTATAAACCTTGCATTAGTTTAAATTTCTTAATGGGCCCGTGATCTAGTGGCTATGATGCTGCCCTTACAAGGCGGATGTCGCAGGTTCAAGTCCTGCCGGACCCATTTTTTATTAAAAAGCGTTGGTGGTATAATGGCTAGTATCGCACCTTGCCAAGGTGTGGATCCGGGTTCGAGTCCCGGCCAGCGCATTGACCACACCAAAGATTATTATCAAACCAAAATTCAAAGAACATTTCTCAGAACTTACAGATTTTGACAAATTTATAGAATATTCTTTAAGACCTCTAAGAAAAAGTTTTAGAGTAAACACTTTAGTTGCAAATTTAAAAGAAACAAAAGAAGAATTAGAAAAAAAATCATGGAATTTAAAACAAATTCCTTGGTGTAAAGAAGGATTTTTCGCTCAAGGAAATATTGGTTTAGGAAATACAACAGAACATTTCTTAGGAAAGATTTACATTCAAGAAGCGGCATCAATGATACCCCCATTAGCTCTAACACCATTTAAAGACAAAGTATTAGATGTTTCTGCATCTCCTGGTTCGAAAACAACTCAAATTGCAGCAACGATGAAAAATAAGGGTTTAATTATTGCAAACGACGTTGATGCAAAAAGATGTGATATTCTTAATCAAAATTTGCAAAGATGCTCAGTTTCAAATTGTACAATTACAAAAATAAATGGTTTTCAAATAAAAGGAGAATTTGATAATATCCTTTTAGATGCACCTTGTTCAGGAACAGGAGCAATTAGAAAATCACCTTTAACATTAAATATTTGGAATAAAAATATGATTAAAAAATTTACAAATACTCAAAAAAAACTAATAATAAACAATTTCAACAATTTAAAACCTGGTGGAAGAATGGTTTATTCTACTTGCAGTGTAGAACCAGAAGAAAATGAAGAAATCATAAGTTACCTATTAAATCAATTTAATAATGCTAAATGTAAAAAAATAGACTTAAATTTAAAATCATCGAAGCCCATTCTTAACTACAAAAATAAGACCTATCATGAAGGTGTTAAAAACTGTTTAAGATTATGGCCCCAAGACAATGATACAGAAGGCTTCT encodes:
- a CDS encoding 50S ribosomal protein L16, giving the protein MSTLRKGSSCRCPVRAYTRRSKFKSKSYVKSFPPSKIIRYDMGEPKKTFSYRLDLVSRENIQLRHNALESARQVANRRLLKRLGKSLYSFKLRLFPHQAIRENKMITGAGADRMQTGMAMSFGQIISIAAQVKQGQPVFTVNVDKAGIDVAKEALRLCRSKMPGTYQVVMSENKK
- a CDS encoding 50S ribosomal protein L35ae, coding for MEAIIINFRRGRHTQKPSHAILEVPKVETKKDSAKFLNKNVFWTSPAGKVIKGIIKAQHGTKGALRAIFEKGLPGQAIGAKAKIE
- a CDS encoding NOL1/NOP2/sun family putative RNA methylase translates to MIIKPKFKEHFSELTDFDKFIEYSLRPLRKSFRVNTLVANLKETKEELEKKSWNLKQIPWCKEGFFAQGNIGLGNTTEHFLGKIYIQEAASMIPPLALTPFKDKVLDVSASPGSKTTQIAATMKNKGLIIANDVDAKRCDILNQNLQRCSVSNCTITKINGFQIKGEFDNILLDAPCSGTGAIRKSPLTLNIWNKNMIKKFTNTQKKLIINNFNNLKPGGRMVYSTCSVEPEENEEIISYLLNQFNNAKCKKIDLNLKSSKPILNYKNKTYHEGVKNCLRLWPQDNDTEGFFIALITNFNNKRLICWNAFFKFFIQFNF